The Halopseudomonas sabulinigri genome window below encodes:
- a CDS encoding SDR family oxidoreductase, which translates to MSDIRFDDKVVIVTGAGGGIGRAHAKLFAKHGAKVIVNDLGGSANGEGANSDAALQVVEEIKAAGGTAVANPDNVIDGDKIVQCAMDNFGRVDVVVNNAGILRDKSFVKMSDADWDLVYKVHVEGAYKVTHAAWPHMKDSNFGRVIFTASTSGIYGNFGQANYGMAKLGLYGLTRTLAIEGRKNNIFVNAIAPTGGTRMTEGLFPEGAFEKLKPELVSPLVAFLCSEDCKETGSLFEVGGGWMGKVRWERSLGIGFNPDEGFTPEDVAANFEQLCNFEGAVHPKDNIEALRELMANIQKFA; encoded by the coding sequence ATGAGCGATATTCGTTTTGACGACAAAGTCGTCATCGTCACCGGCGCCGGCGGCGGCATCGGCCGCGCCCACGCCAAACTGTTCGCCAAGCACGGCGCCAAAGTCATCGTCAACGATCTGGGTGGCAGCGCCAACGGCGAAGGCGCCAACAGCGATGCCGCGCTCCAGGTGGTTGAAGAAATCAAAGCAGCCGGCGGCACCGCCGTTGCCAACCCCGACAACGTGATCGACGGCGACAAGATCGTCCAGTGCGCGATGGATAACTTCGGCCGCGTCGACGTTGTCGTCAACAACGCCGGCATCCTGCGCGACAAGAGCTTCGTCAAAATGAGCGACGCCGACTGGGATCTGGTCTACAAGGTCCACGTTGAAGGCGCCTACAAGGTGACCCACGCTGCCTGGCCGCACATGAAGGACAGCAACTTCGGTCGCGTCATCTTCACTGCCTCTACCTCCGGCATCTACGGCAACTTCGGTCAGGCCAACTACGGCATGGCCAAGCTGGGCCTGTACGGCCTGACCCGCACCCTGGCCATCGAAGGTCGCAAGAACAACATCTTCGTCAACGCCATCGCTCCCACCGGCGGCACGCGCATGACCGAAGGCCTGTTCCCCGAAGGTGCCTTTGAAAAGCTCAAGCCCGAACTGGTTAGCCCGCTGGTTGCCTTCCTCTGCTCTGAAGACTGCAAAGAAACCGGCAGCCTGTTCGAAGTCGGCGGTGGTTGGATGGGTAAAGTCCGTTGGGAGCGCTCACTGGGCATTGGCTTCAACCCCGATGAAGGCTTCACCCCGGAAGACGTCGCAGCCAACTTCGAGCAGCTGTGCAACTTCGAAGGCGCCGTGCATCCGAAGGACAACATCGAAGCACTGCGTGAGTTGATGGCAAATATCCAGAAATTTGCCTGA
- a CDS encoding ExbD/TolR family protein, whose amino-acid sequence MQLEAFPGKKRRGISLTPLIDVVFILLLFFMLSSDFMHWRQISLSSANETESKPDTVMLIRIESDAGELSHDGKRYALQDLPALRALVAEDPAAVYAVEAVAGVRTQTLVTVLDRLHQAGADKVSMTGVLP is encoded by the coding sequence ATGCAGCTTGAGGCCTTTCCGGGCAAAAAGCGCCGCGGCATCAGCCTGACACCGCTGATCGATGTGGTGTTCATTCTGTTGCTGTTTTTCATGTTGTCCTCCGACTTCATGCACTGGCGGCAGATCAGCCTGTCGTCGGCCAACGAAACCGAGAGCAAACCCGACACCGTCATGCTGATTCGCATCGAGAGCGACGCCGGCGAGCTGAGCCATGACGGCAAGCGCTACGCCCTGCAGGATCTACCGGCACTGCGCGCACTGGTCGCCGAAGACCCTGCGGCCGTCTACGCGGTCGAGGCGGTCGCTGGCGTGCGTACGCAGACGTTGGTCACTGTGCTGGACCGGCTGCACCAGGCAGGTGCCGACAAGGTGTCGATGACCGGAGTGCTGCCATGA
- the urtD gene encoding urea ABC transporter ATP-binding protein UrtD, protein MNPLNSLRETWRKDQVFDLVQPTPTFDKSLDTKHGPILYVEDVSVSFDGFKALNNLNLYIDDGELRCIIGPNGAGKTTMMDVITGKTKPGSGSVYFGQRINLLKLSEHEIARGGIGRKFQKPTIFEALSVFENLELATASNKHVWYTLNKHLSGEQRDRIDEVLTQIGLTQHYQQEAGALSHGQKQWLEIGMLLVQNPRVLLVDEPVAGMTGEEVEHTAALLTSLKGRHSVIVVEHDMAFVRSIANKVTVLHQGSVLAEGSMDQVQSDPRVVEVYLGE, encoded by the coding sequence ATGAACCCGCTCAACAGTTTGCGCGAAACCTGGCGCAAGGATCAGGTATTCGACCTCGTTCAGCCCACGCCGACCTTCGACAAGTCGCTGGACACCAAGCACGGCCCCATCCTGTATGTCGAGGACGTCAGCGTCAGCTTTGACGGCTTCAAGGCGCTGAACAACCTCAACCTGTACATCGACGACGGTGAGCTGCGCTGCATCATCGGCCCCAACGGCGCCGGCAAGACCACCATGATGGATGTGATCACCGGCAAGACCAAACCCGGTAGCGGTAGCGTCTACTTTGGTCAGCGCATCAATTTGCTCAAGCTCTCCGAGCACGAAATCGCCCGCGGCGGCATCGGCCGCAAGTTCCAGAAGCCAACTATCTTCGAGGCACTCTCGGTGTTCGAGAATCTGGAGCTGGCGACCGCCTCGAACAAGCACGTGTGGTACACGCTGAACAAGCACCTCAGTGGCGAGCAGCGCGACCGCATTGATGAGGTACTCACCCAGATCGGCCTTACACAGCATTACCAACAAGAAGCTGGCGCCCTCTCCCACGGCCAGAAGCAGTGGCTGGAGATCGGCATGCTGCTGGTGCAAAACCCGCGCGTACTGCTGGTGGATGAACCGGTCGCTGGTATGACCGGTGAAGAGGTGGAACACACCGCTGCCCTGCTCACCTCGCTCAAGGGTCGTCATTCGGTGATCGTGGTCGAGCACGACATGGCCTTTGTGCGCTCCATCGCCAACAAGGTCACGGTGCTGCATCAGGGCTCGGTGCTGGCCGAGGGCAGCATGGATCAGGTGCAGAGCGATCCGCGTGTGGTCGAAGTTTATCTGGGGGAATAA
- a CDS encoding MotA/TolQ/ExbB proton channel family protein, whose protein sequence is MSTEANSTASDEAVTAASNADPAATTDALSSAAPVTDPTQLPAEPMVNALHDSAVAPTSMLDTVTGWLVVGGPVVWILLAMSVVALSILLIKLWQFNLPRPEGGRAVNRSLSLWHKGDAEGAIAQLNTRQTVPAVLLLAMRGMRNGTDQTLLREELQRVGSYRLNQLKLLLRPLEVIANLAPLLGLLGTVLGMIEAFQQMESAGSRVDPSILSGGIWQALLTTAVGLAVAIPVVAIHSWLERRVERIAASLNDAVTQVFTHQPKPQHSAKVANAA, encoded by the coding sequence GTGAGCACTGAAGCCAACAGCACCGCCTCAGACGAAGCCGTCACCGCCGCCTCCAACGCTGATCCAGCCGCAACCACCGATGCGCTTAGCTCAGCGGCTCCCGTTACCGATCCGACGCAGCTGCCCGCGGAGCCGATGGTAAACGCCTTGCATGACAGTGCCGTGGCACCAACCTCCATGCTTGATACGGTCACCGGTTGGTTGGTGGTAGGCGGCCCGGTGGTATGGATTCTGTTGGCCATGTCGGTCGTCGCGTTGAGCATTCTGTTGATCAAGCTGTGGCAGTTCAACCTGCCGCGTCCCGAGGGCGGCCGTGCGGTAAACCGCAGCCTGTCGTTGTGGCATAAGGGCGATGCCGAGGGTGCCATCGCGCAACTGAACACCCGCCAGACCGTACCGGCCGTGCTGCTGCTGGCCATGCGCGGCATGCGCAATGGCACCGACCAGACACTGCTGCGCGAAGAGCTGCAGCGCGTGGGCAGCTACCGCCTGAATCAGCTCAAGTTGCTGTTGCGGCCACTGGAGGTGATCGCCAATCTGGCGCCGCTGCTGGGCTTGCTGGGTACCGTACTGGGCATGATCGAGGCCTTCCAGCAGATGGAGTCGGCCGGCAGCCGGGTTGACCCCTCGATTCTGTCCGGGGGTATCTGGCAGGCACTGCTGACCACCGCCGTGGGTCTGGCCGTGGCCATTCCGGTGGTGGCAATTCACAGCTGGCTGGAGCGCCGTGTTGAGCGCATCGCCGCCAGCCTGAATGATGCCGTCACCCAGGTGTTTACCCATCAGCCCAAGCCGCAGCACAGCGCGAAGGTGGCCAATGCAGCTTGA
- the urtE gene encoding urea ABC transporter ATP-binding subunit UrtE: MLNIQGINQYYNQSHILWDLDLELKEGSCSCLLGRNGVGKTTLLKCITGLLPVRDGQMSLKGQDITRMSTENRARAGIGYVPQGREIFPLLTVEENLKISLGARPDKARQIPPQIYELFPVLKEMKHRRGGDLSGGQQQQLAIGRALVLDPKLLILDEPTEGIQPNIVRDIGEVIRKLNSELGLTVLLVEQKLPFARRAAEHFFIMERGRVVANGEMTALDDELIQRYLTV; encoded by the coding sequence GTGCTGAACATTCAAGGCATCAACCAGTACTACAACCAGAGCCACATCCTTTGGGATCTGGATCTGGAACTGAAAGAAGGCAGCTGCAGTTGCCTGTTGGGGCGCAACGGCGTGGGTAAAACCACGCTACTCAAATGCATCACCGGGCTGCTACCGGTGCGCGACGGGCAGATGAGCCTCAAGGGCCAGGACATCACCCGCATGAGCACTGAAAACCGCGCCCGCGCCGGCATCGGCTACGTACCCCAGGGGCGGGAGATCTTTCCGCTACTGACAGTGGAGGAGAACCTGAAGATCTCACTGGGCGCGCGCCCCGACAAGGCGCGCCAGATACCGCCGCAAATCTACGAATTGTTCCCGGTACTGAAAGAGATGAAGCACCGCCGCGGCGGCGACCTGTCCGGTGGCCAGCAACAGCAACTGGCCATCGGCCGCGCGCTGGTACTGGACCCCAAGCTGCTTATTCTGGATGAACCCACCGAGGGTATTCAGCCCAACATCGTGCGCGACATCGGCGAGGTGATCCGCAAGCTGAACAGCGAGCTGGGCCTGACCGTGTTGCTGGTCGAGCAGAAACTGCCCTTCGCCCGCCGCGCCGCCGAGCACTTCTTCATCATGGAACGCGGCCGGGTGGTCGCCAACGGCGAGATGACCGCACTGGATGACGAACTGATTCAGCGTTATCTGACCGTCTGA
- a CDS encoding ExbD/TolR family protein, with the protein MNFSGQEAPRKDNSDDQLIPLINIVFLMLIFFMVAGQISEQDKQFIAPPESISETPTDAEAPRVLIDADEVLWLNDQEITLEALEAPLVAAFEQAADPESFSIAVKADGQVPVETLQAVMRSIKAAGFRRITLLTQPSGEAS; encoded by the coding sequence ATGAACTTCAGCGGCCAGGAAGCACCGCGCAAGGACAATAGCGACGATCAACTGATCCCGCTGATCAACATCGTGTTTTTGATGCTGATCTTTTTCATGGTCGCCGGCCAGATCAGCGAGCAGGACAAGCAGTTCATCGCACCGCCCGAGTCGATCAGCGAAACACCGACCGACGCCGAAGCACCCCGCGTGCTGATAGATGCAGATGAGGTGCTCTGGCTGAACGATCAGGAAATTACCCTGGAAGCGCTCGAGGCGCCGCTGGTAGCTGCCTTCGAGCAAGCGGCCGACCCGGAAAGCTTCAGCATTGCCGTCAAGGCCGACGGCCAGGTGCCGGTGGAAACCCTGCAAGCGGTGATGCGCAGCATCAAGGCAGCCGGCTTTCGGCGCATTACCCTGCTGACGCAGCCCAGCGGTGAGGCATCATGA
- a CDS encoding type III PLP-dependent enzyme: MSIKLDDYFDRETFSRIKACAEQHETPFLVVDLKTIDRAYDELVQGFPFGKVYYAVKANPSNEVLELLKNKGSNFDIASIYELEKVMALGVKPEQISFGNTIKKARHIRAFYEKGVRLYATDSEADLRNIAKAAPGSKIYVRILTEGSTTADWPLSRKFGCQTDMAMDLLVLAKELGLEPYGISFHVGSQQRDIGAWDAAIAKVKVIFERLKDEDNITLKMINMGGGFPANYLTKTNTLQTYAEEITRFLQEDFGDELPEIILEPGRSLIANAGILVSEVVLVSRKSHTALERWVYTDVGKFSGLIETMDESIKFPIWTEKQGELEEAVIAGPTCDSADIMYENYKYGLPLNLAIGDRMYWLSTGAYTTSYSAIEFNGFPPLEAFYV, translated from the coding sequence ATGTCTATCAAGCTTGATGATTATTTTGACCGCGAGACCTTCAGCCGCATCAAGGCCTGCGCCGAACAGCACGAAACCCCCTTCCTGGTGGTAGACCTGAAAACCATCGATCGTGCCTACGACGAACTGGTCCAGGGCTTCCCGTTCGGCAAGGTTTACTACGCGGTGAAAGCCAACCCCTCCAATGAAGTGCTTGAGCTGTTGAAGAACAAGGGTTCCAACTTCGATATCGCCTCTATCTATGAGCTGGAAAAGGTCATGGCGCTGGGCGTCAAGCCCGAGCAGATCAGCTTTGGCAACACCATCAAGAAAGCACGCCATATCCGCGCCTTTTATGAGAAAGGTGTGCGCCTCTATGCCACCGATTCCGAGGCCGACCTGCGCAATATCGCCAAGGCCGCACCCGGCTCGAAGATCTACGTGCGCATTCTGACCGAAGGCTCCACCACCGCCGATTGGCCGCTGTCACGCAAGTTCGGCTGTCAGACCGACATGGCCATGGACCTGCTGGTATTGGCCAAGGAGCTGGGCCTGGAGCCCTATGGCATTTCCTTCCACGTGGGCTCGCAGCAGCGCGATATCGGCGCCTGGGATGCCGCGATTGCCAAGGTCAAGGTGATCTTCGAGCGTCTGAAAGATGAGGACAACATCACCCTGAAGATGATCAACATGGGCGGCGGCTTCCCGGCCAACTACCTGACCAAAACCAACACCCTGCAGACCTACGCGGAAGAAATCACCCGCTTCCTGCAGGAAGACTTTGGCGATGAACTGCCGGAAATCATCTTGGAACCTGGCCGTTCACTGATCGCCAACGCCGGTATTCTGGTCAGTGAAGTGGTGCTGGTGTCGCGCAAGTCGCATACCGCGCTGGAGCGCTGGGTGTACACCGACGTGGGCAAGTTTTCCGGCCTCATCGAAACCATGGACGAATCCATCAAGTTCCCGATCTGGACCGAAAAACAGGGCGAACTGGAAGAAGCCGTGATCGCCGGCCCGACCTGCGACAGTGCCGACATCATGTACGAGAACTACAAATACGGCCTACCGCTGAACCTCGCCATCGGCGACCGCATGTACTGGCTCTCGACCGGTGCCTACACCACCAGTTACAGCGCGATTGAATTCAACGGCTTTCCGCCGTTGGAGGCGTTTTACGTCTAG
- the urtC gene encoding urea ABC transporter permease subunit UrtC: MLVLGLVVLMAIVVPILNLAVPSDSPLYVSNFTVALLGKFLCFALLALSVDLIWGYAGILSLGHGAFFTLGGYGMGMYLMRQIGDRGVYGHPELMDFMVVLNWQELPWYWQGFDMFWFAMLMVLLVPGLLALVFGWLAFRSRVTGVYFAIITQALTYALMLAFFRNEMGFGGNNGLNDFKEILGFDLAAKATRVGLLIASAIALVIGYLACRYIVTSRAGRVIVSIRDAESRTRFCGYQVESYKLWLFVFSAMLAAVAGALYVPQVGIINPGEFSPLNSIEMVVWVATGGRGTLFGAIVGAFSVNYAKTFFTTFSPETWLFILGGLFVLVTLLLPKGIVGLFDRLRRKGDKA, translated from the coding sequence ATGCTGGTGCTGGGCCTGGTGGTCCTCATGGCGATCGTCGTGCCGATTCTCAATCTGGCGGTGCCGAGTGATTCACCGCTGTACGTTTCCAACTTTACTGTCGCCCTGCTCGGCAAGTTTCTCTGCTTTGCCCTGCTGGCCCTGTCGGTCGATCTGATCTGGGGCTACGCCGGCATCCTGTCGCTCGGCCACGGCGCGTTCTTCACGCTCGGCGGCTACGGCATGGGCATGTACCTGATGCGCCAGATCGGTGACCGCGGAGTCTACGGCCACCCCGAGCTGATGGACTTCATGGTGGTGCTCAACTGGCAGGAGCTGCCCTGGTACTGGCAGGGCTTCGACATGTTCTGGTTCGCCATGCTGATGGTACTGCTGGTGCCTGGCCTGCTGGCGCTGGTGTTTGGCTGGCTGGCGTTCCGCTCGCGGGTGACCGGCGTGTACTTTGCGATCATCACCCAGGCGCTGACCTACGCGCTGATGCTGGCCTTCTTCCGCAACGAGATGGGCTTTGGCGGCAACAACGGGCTGAACGATTTCAAGGAGATCCTCGGCTTCGATCTGGCTGCCAAGGCGACCCGCGTGGGTCTGCTTATTGCTTCGGCCATCGCATTGGTGATCGGTTATCTGGCCTGCCGCTACATAGTGACCTCACGCGCCGGCCGGGTGATCGTGTCGATCCGCGACGCCGAGAGCCGCACGCGCTTTTGCGGCTATCAGGTCGAATCCTACAAGCTCTGGCTATTCGTGTTTTCGGCCATGCTGGCCGCGGTGGCCGGTGCGCTCTATGTGCCGCAGGTGGGCATCATCAACCCCGGCGAGTTCTCACCGCTCAACTCCATCGAAATGGTGGTGTGGGTGGCCACTGGCGGGCGCGGCACCCTGTTTGGCGCCATCGTCGGCGCCTTCAGCGTCAACTACGCAAAAACCTTCTTTACCACCTTCTCGCCGGAAACCTGGCTGTTCATTCTCGGAGGCCTGTTCGTCCTGGTCACGCTGCTGCTGCCCAAGGGTATTGTCGGCCTGTTTGATCGCCTGCGCCGCAAGGGAGACAAAGCATGA
- the urtB gene encoding urea ABC transporter permease subunit UrtB, with product MNPLCRFTPRHNLHAALLWLICLMPLHASAQTPDATPDTPPEAQTDAVPATPPSFEQLVQQLAGGSLRDRAATVQQLSSQSDERLADIFNALVSGDLLANKDKPPVVAIRNGDQLTDALSGAELADSKGLRRIPVNNSLRTQLRGQVAQLNLNHPNTDKRYAAVQRFIRDGVDAETAALLQAHQQVEESGRVQDAISTALAVYQLQSPERDVRLAAIDELSGSLEQEARNALRGIAENDADAELRSAAAEAIESIQGRISFYRFVENLFFGLSLGSVLLLAAIGLAITFGVMGVINMAHGELIMIGAYTTWGVQVLFPDLIEWSLLIAIPAAFLITALVGIAIERGVIRFLYGRPLETLLATFGLSLVLQQAVRTLFSPLNRSVSSPEWISGTLSINPVLSITYTRLYILIFGLMVFFALMLVMKRTTLGLKVRAVSQNRAMARAVGVRSSWVDALTFGLGSGVAGVAGVALSQLTNVGPNLGQAYIIDSFMVVVFGGVGNLWGTLVSAMSLGLINNFLEPYAGAMLAKVLVLIMLILFIQKKPKGLFPQKGRAAAD from the coding sequence ATGAACCCACTTTGCCGCTTTACACCCCGGCATAACCTGCACGCCGCGCTGCTTTGGCTGATCTGCCTGATGCCTTTGCACGCCAGCGCGCAAACGCCCGATGCCACACCCGATACTCCGCCCGAAGCCCAGACCGACGCCGTGCCTGCGACGCCACCGAGCTTTGAGCAACTGGTACAACAACTGGCCGGCGGCAGCCTGCGCGACCGCGCTGCTACCGTGCAGCAGCTCTCCAGCCAGAGCGATGAGCGTCTGGCGGATATTTTCAACGCTCTGGTCAGCGGTGACCTGCTGGCCAACAAGGACAAACCACCGGTCGTTGCCATTCGCAATGGCGATCAACTGACCGATGCCCTGAGCGGTGCAGAGCTGGCCGACAGCAAGGGCTTGCGCCGCATTCCGGTGAACAACAGCCTGCGCACGCAACTGCGCGGCCAAGTGGCCCAACTCAATTTGAACCACCCCAACACGGATAAGCGCTACGCCGCCGTGCAGCGCTTTATTCGTGATGGCGTGGATGCCGAAACCGCAGCCCTGTTACAGGCGCATCAGCAGGTGGAAGAGTCCGGCCGCGTGCAGGATGCGATCAGCACCGCGCTGGCGGTCTATCAACTGCAATCGCCTGAGCGCGATGTGCGCCTGGCCGCCATCGATGAACTCAGCGGTTCGCTGGAACAGGAAGCGCGCAACGCCCTGCGCGGCATTGCCGAGAACGACGCCGACGCCGAGCTACGCAGCGCCGCCGCCGAGGCGATCGAGTCAATCCAGGGCCGCATCAGCTTCTACCGATTTGTCGAGAACCTGTTCTTCGGCCTGAGCCTGGGCTCGGTGCTGCTGCTGGCGGCTATCGGTCTGGCTATTACCTTTGGCGTGATGGGCGTGATCAACATGGCCCACGGCGAGCTGATCATGATTGGCGCCTACACCACTTGGGGCGTACAGGTGCTCTTCCCTGACCTGATCGAATGGAGCCTGCTGATCGCCATCCCGGCGGCCTTTCTGATTACCGCGCTGGTGGGTATTGCCATCGAACGCGGCGTCATTCGCTTCCTCTATGGCCGCCCGCTGGAAACCCTGCTGGCGACCTTCGGTCTGAGCCTGGTGTTGCAGCAAGCCGTGCGTACCCTGTTCAGCCCGCTTAACCGCTCGGTCAGCTCGCCGGAGTGGATCAGTGGCACCTTGAGCATCAATCCGGTGCTGTCGATCACCTACACCCGCCTGTACATCCTGATCTTCGGCCTGATGGTGTTCTTCGCACTGATGCTGGTGATGAAGCGCACCACGCTCGGCCTGAAGGTTCGCGCCGTGTCGCAGAACCGCGCTATGGCGCGCGCCGTGGGTGTGCGCTCCAGCTGGGTTGATGCCCTCACCTTTGGCCTCGGCTCCGGCGTGGCCGGGGTAGCTGGCGTGGCGCTGTCACAGCTGACCAACGTGGGCCCCAACCTGGGCCAGGCCTACATCATTGATTCCTTCATGGTGGTGGTGTTTGGCGGCGTGGGTAACCTCTGGGGCACCCTCGTCAGTGCCATGAGCCTGGGCCTGATCAACAACTTCCTGGAACCCTACGCGGGCGCCATGCTGGCCAAGGTACTGGTGCTGATCATGCTGATTCTGTTCATCCAGAAAAAGCCCAAGGGACTCTTCCCGCAGAAAGGACGGGCGGCGGCCGACTGA